A genomic window from Dermacentor silvarum isolate Dsil-2018 chromosome 9, BIME_Dsil_1.4, whole genome shotgun sequence includes:
- the LOC125939891 gene encoding uncharacterized protein LOC125939891, with the protein MSEGQDDASEESTTESVCSRSSRRSSNDTRVVTDGVLQEMGIYHRNLEQLVVQNKGEFRTPARAIESTSVQDGAASAEPNRAVSFSEPAKDYESATTDSDASRRGQGSRPKLRSLGVYLSRFRLSRRPSSTRKGVKTMRKNRTKKKQTSDASPSSSNRRMRSTLGQSLGSFGFIVLIVAGVVLLFAYAVVFLSGRLVRRPESLEARPINRTEGSG; encoded by the exons ATGTCTGAAGGACAGGACGATGCTAGCGAAGAATCCACGACGGAGTCCGTCTGTTCTCGCTCGAGCAGACGTTCCAGCAATGACACTCGCGTCGTGACAGACGGTGTCCTGCAGGAGATGGGCATCTACCACCGAAATCTGGAACAGCTCGTGGTCCAGAACAAAGGTGAATTCCGAACACCAGCCAGGGCCATCGAAAGCACGTCCGTGCAAGATGGTGCAGCGTCAGCTGAGCCGAATCGAGCCGTCTCATTCAGCGAGCCTGCAAAGGATTACGAGAGCGCGACGACGGACAGCGATGCTTCAAGGCGGGGCCAAGGGTCCAGGCCCAAATTGCGCTCGCTGGGCGTCTACCTCAGCCGTTTTCGACTGAGCCGGCGACCGTCGTCTACCCGCAAAG GCGTCAAAACCATGAGAAAGAATAGGACCAAGAAGAAACAAACCTCGGACGCCTCGCCGTCGTCATCCAACCGGCGAATGCGCTCCACCCTCGGCCAATCGCTGGGCTCGTTCGGGTTCATCGTGCTCATTGTGGCGGGCGTTGTCCTGCTGTTCGCCTACGCGGTCGTCTTTCTTAGTGGTCGGCTGGTTCGGCGACCGGAAAGTCTCGAAGCGAGACCCATCAACCGGACTGAGGGGTCTGGATGA